One Papaver somniferum cultivar HN1 chromosome 10, ASM357369v1, whole genome shotgun sequence genomic window carries:
- the LOC113315677 gene encoding uncharacterized protein LOC113315677: protein MLMSDANPFDIDVLNTLVDAQNKYNSKEVQLNTLLKQKERIRWVKEGAANTNFLHTSLKIRQGRNFISELEDGNGNILSDQGKIAEVLVKHYEEKFAFQPILIEDSLLNAIPEVITQEDQDMLDKLPDEEEIRTTIFNMDPDSFPGPDGFPGCFYRACARSLNQVRPIGLSNVSFKIITKIITSRLSTLLVKLISPQQAVYVKGRCIQEQILLASELKFGFSVGWCDWLHTLFKSAKLSVLVNGGPCGFFSVGRGLRKGDPLSPILFIIMEEVLSRNLSEMVSKKAIIPMVTRN from the exons ATGCTTATGTCAGATGCTAATCCATTTGACATTGATGTTCTTAACACTCTTGTTGATGCTCAAAATAAATATAACTCTAAAGAAGTTCAATTGAATACCCTgttgaaacaaaaagaaagaataagaTGGGTTAAAGAGGGTGCAGCTAATACCAATTTTTTACACACAAGTTTGAAGATAAGGCAAGGAAGAAATTTTATCAGTGAGCTTGAGGATGGAAATGGCAATATTTTATCTGATCAAGGAAAGATAGCTGAAGTTTTGGTTAAACATTATGAGGAAAAATTTGCATTTCAGCCAATTTTAATAGAAGATTCTTTACTTAATGCAATTCCTGaagtaatcactcaagaagaTCAAGACATGCTTGACAAACTTCCAGATGAAGAGGAAATTAGAACTACAATTTTTAATATGGATCCTGATAGTTttccaggtccagatggatttccaGGATGCTTCTATAGAGCTT GTGCTAGATCTCTCAATCAGGTCAGACCTATAGGGCTAAGCAATGTAagcttcaaaatcattacaaaaataATTACATCAAGATTAAGTACATTGTTGGTAAAGTTGATTTCTCCTCAACAAGCTGTTTATGTTAAGGGTAGATGTATACAAGAGCAAATTTTATTGGCTTCAGAACTG AAATTTGGCTTTTCAGTTGGCTGGTGTGATTGGTTGCATACTTTGTTCAAATCAGCAAAACTCTCAGTTCTTGTAAATGGTGGACCTTGTGGTTTTTTCTCAGTGGGTAGAGGGTTGAGGAAAGGAGATCCTCTATCTCCCATTTTA